The sequence AGTACATCTCCTACTCCTACCGCAAGGAGACCTACGACGCCGCGATCACCGAGGCGGCCAGGCAGACCTACGCGCTCAGCACGCTGTGGGACACCACCTACGACAACGACACGACCCGCATCTACCGCTGGGGCTACCTGGCGGTGCGGTACATGCTCGAGAAGCACCCCGCTGACGTCGCCACCGTCCTCGGCCACTACCGGACCGGCGGCTGGAACTCCGCCCGGAACTTCCTGACCTCGACGATCGGCACCCGCTACGACAGTGACTGGCGGACCTGGCTGACGGCGTGCGCGTCGGGCGGCTGCGCGGGCGGAGGCGGCGGCAACCAGGCGCCGAGCGCGAACTTCACCTTCACCGTCAACGGCCTCGCCACCACCTTCACCGACACCTCGACCGACTCGGACGGGACGATCGCGTCGCGCCAGTGGAACTTCGGCGACGGCACCTCGTCGACCTCGGCCAACCCCTCGCACACCTACACCACCGCGGGCACCTACACGGTGCAGCTGACCGTCACCGACAACGCCGGCGCCACCGCCACCGCGGGCAAGCAGGTCGTGGTGACCTCCGGTGGGTCCTCCGCCCCCGAATGCACCGCCGGCAGGACCGACGAGCTCGGCCGGAACTGCAAGCGCAGCAACCTGTCAGCCGCCGCCGGCGAGTACAAGTACCTCTACCTGTACGTCCCGGCCGGCACCGCCAAGCTGACCATCACCTCCTCCGGCGGCACCGGAAACGCCAACCTCTACTACAGCCCCACCTCCTGGGCCACCACGTCGACCCACACCCAGCGGTCGACCAACGCGGGCAACGGCGAGACCCTGACCATCACCAACCCCCCGACCGGCTACAACTACATCAGCCTCCACGCGGCACAGGCCTTCGCCGGAGCCGCGCTCCAGGTCGACTACTGACGTCGCCGTAGCGGGCCGGGCATGACGGCCTGACAGCCGCCCCAGGGCGGAACCGCGACGGAGACGAGGGCGGAGGGCCCCACCCCGGTGGGACCCTCCGCTCCGCCGTGTCCAGGCTGGTTTTGACAGTGAGAAATGGATCTGGCTCGAAGTCCGGATGCTGTTGGTGATCTTCCTTGTGTCTGGTGTTCCCGTTGGCTTCGTGGTTCTCTAAAGGTGACCTCTCCGCACCGCTCTGTAGTCACTGTATGGAGGTGGACGGGTGTCGATGGGCGGGGATACCGGCCGGGTGATCCCGGCGGAGACGGTCCGTGCGGCCTGGGCGGCCAATCCTTCTGGAACTCCGGCGATGTGGATCCGGGACCGGCTCGCGGGAGTGTTCGGCGAGAAGGACTTCGTCGGCTGGTTTCCCGCTGATGGGCGGCGTGGATTGTCGCCGGTGGTGTTGGCGCTGGTCAGCGTGTTGCAGTTCGCGGAGAACCTGACCGATCGGCAGGCGGCGCTGGCGGTGCGATGCCGGATCGACTGGAAGTACTGCCTCGGGCTGGAGCTGACGGATCCGGGGTTCGACCACTCTGTGCTCTCGGAGTTCCGAGATCGGATGGCCCAAGACGATCGGGCGGACCGACTGCTGGCGGTGATGGTGCAACGGCTGGTCGAGGCGGGGCTGGTCAAGCAGCGGGGCCGGGTCCGGACCGATTCCACGCATGTGCTGGCCGCGGTCCGCAAGCTCAACCGCGTCGAGTTGGTCGGGGAGACGCTGCGGGTCGCGCTGGAGGAACTCGCCGCCGCCGATGAACCCTGGCTGGCCGCCCTGATCACCCCGGAGTGGGCCAGCCGCTATGGCCGGCCGGTCCGCTATGACCGGCTGCCGCGCGGCAAGGATGATCTGGCCGCGCACGTGCTGCAGATCGGCCAGGACGGGATGACGGTCCTGGAGGCGGTGCATGCGGCCGGGGCGTCGCGTCGGCTGCGGGATCTGCCGGGGGTGCAGGTACTGCGTCAGGTATGGGTGCAGCAGTACTGGACAGACTCCTACGGTGATCTGGCCTGGCGAGCCGCCAAGTCCAGCCGGGACCGGCAGAGCCGCCACGGCCGGCCGCGTCGGTCATCCGGCGAGGAAAGCGGCCAACAGCCGGACCCGGCACGGGTGCCATGGTCCGGGATCGAGATCGTCAGTCCGCACGATCCCGAAGCCCGGTACTGCCGCAAGGAAGGAAAAACGACCACGAAAGCTGAGTGGGTCGGCTACCGGGATCATCAGAGCGAGACCTGCGACGACAATGTTCCCAACGTGATCGTTCACGTCCTCACCCGCCCGGCGCCGGTCCAGGACATCGATGCCGTGGACGACATCCACGCGGGCCTGGCCGCCAGCGGCTTGACCCCGGCCGAGCATCTCCTCGACAGCGGATACGTCACCCCGGACGTCATCCA comes from Streptosporangium roseum DSM 43021 and encodes:
- a CDS encoding IS1182 family transposase, which encodes MGGDTGRVIPAETVRAAWAANPSGTPAMWIRDRLAGVFGEKDFVGWFPADGRRGLSPVVLALVSVLQFAENLTDRQAALAVRCRIDWKYCLGLELTDPGFDHSVLSEFRDRMAQDDRADRLLAVMVQRLVEAGLVKQRGRVRTDSTHVLAAVRKLNRVELVGETLRVALEELAAADEPWLAALITPEWASRYGRPVRYDRLPRGKDDLAAHVLQIGQDGMTVLEAVHAAGASRRLRDLPGVQVLRQVWVQQYWTDSYGDLAWRAAKSSRDRQSRHGRPRRSSGEESGQQPDPARVPWSGIEIVSPHDPEARYCRKEGKTTTKAEWVGYRDHQSETCDDNVPNVIVHVLTRPAPVQDIDAVDDIHAGLAASGLTPAEHLLDSGYVTPDVIHHTAQQWGVALIGPVRADPRGRHGFTKEDFHVNWDDHTVTCPRGVTSPPFKPTLGDGKPRLSVLFPRAACRACPDRQACTGDANGKGRHLTLLPEPLQQIQTRNRADQHTEPWKARYALRAGCEATVSETTRAHGLRNCRYKGLAKTHVQHVLTAAGTNVIRLADCYTPGIIPDRPPRPISPFQQLCRRLAAQTPE